A stretch of the Paramormyrops kingsleyae isolate MSU_618 chromosome 16, PKINGS_0.4, whole genome shotgun sequence genome encodes the following:
- the c16h3orf38 gene encoding uncharacterized protein C3orf38 homolog encodes MAGLTAIERDGFIQILGFLSEADLRGLCDTVTNRMIAVANAKEAREAILAYSQDAEELLKRKKVHRDVIFKYLAAQNVVVPPTAEKSQLVKATLQLWRSGKASRPAIEEKEDNSNVNVSDYLTLGKAFCQWFFQALNSQNPAKDQPPEPWGPQHFWENACLKLQSTMQAEQLDEFQGAELVSLRLLAMAREERLLFNPNLEPHGLKCVASPHGLVVVAVAGTIHKEWVCMGIFEQVFGLIRSPFDNKNWKIKSLHLKIRHCDTLGGENLSSPALTCNSSQLQLYGE; translated from the exons ATGGCAGGCCTGACGGCCATAGAGCGTGATGGTTTTATACAGATTTTAGGTTTTCTGTCGGAGGCTGATTTGCGGGGTCTTTGCGACACGGTAACCAACAGAATGATCGCGGTTGCAAACGCTAAAG AGGCAAGGGAGGCTATATTGGCGTATAGTCAGGATGCCGAGGAGTTGCTAAAGCGTAAGAAGGTGCACCGAGACGTCATTTTCAAGTACCTGGCGGCCCAGAATGTTGTCGTGCCACCCACGGCTGAGAAGAGTCAGCTAGTGAAGGCCACCCTTCAGCTGTGGCGCTCCGGGAAG GCGTCAAGGCCGGCcatagaggaaaaggaggacAATTCAAATGTGAATGTATCTGATTACTTGACTCTGGGGAAGGCGTTTTGTCAGTGGTTTTTCCAAGCTCTGAACTCTCAGAACCCTGCTAAAGATCAGCCCCCTGAGCCCTGGGGTCCACAGCACTTCTGGGAGAATGCATGTCTGAAACTCCAGTCCACCATGCAAGCGGAGCAGCTGGATGAGTTCCAAGGGGCAGAACTGGTCAGCCTTCGTCTCCTGGCCATGGCTAGAGAGGAAAGACTTCTCTTTAACCCTAACCTTGAGCCTCATGGCCTGAAATGTGTGGCCTCACCACACGGACTGGTGGTAGTGGCTGTGGCTGGGACCATTCATAAGGAATGGGTCTGTATGGGCATTTTTGAGCAGGTCTTTGGGCTCATACGTTCCCCATTTGACAATAAGAACTGGAAGATTAAATCACTCCATTTAAAAATAAGACACTGTGACACACTCGGAGGAGAAAATCTGTCATCACCAGCTTTAACATGCAACTCCAGTCAATTACAACTCTATGGTGAGTGA
- the LOC111852081 gene encoding uncharacterized protein — protein MAEGESDSESERLGEQLDHLQVRQPECKSYCSGFCELVTEHTGRWRVPLPRLQVLRTALCRFCLSSASFPPGCEPVHCTLSSLALSFFELLLFFGKEEFLESPLRDILNSFQECHSHLARHHNIYLLLVRQVIEGGGPWEPPVLQVILRDAEQPQAEVEKYLSSEVPIFFELRVRYLLACSRTQEAIALAKCCLEHPELGKHLYFHQAYLTCLWKASHYDHLQKGIALIDGRDAVEIICNCESEEKDELLLALSKAFLTHQLRNGDMYYLWDLIFIWSKLHLRANPSKKDFLEECHQLISLATNVRSIFPFMKIITAELGNEGLHFCMELCAQALQMDLHDDPTASCLIYKTIVYLLPNDLDVCRACALLVFFQERTVESYKTVYLLYTHPDQEYHVDFSPIKNHMRFEILQILKKGLFFDPEFWNLITLRTNCLKLMSEKVMKTALNEIMEEEKWIPDYCEKESHKLHYDSSELYTRKVFQKPVKNKNKPVMRRIVVPPEVTTVSSVKRRGRKPGSRVIKVLDDPQRRCSYRTLDITQENLVKPYGSSYLTRSAGKNAAKRRGRKPHCFQEGSVEEAQNKAPNPVECLDDKTESPSVEDTVLENTTVEMDQGQEITQVQTDTQATCLSVTEVTCEAVQETVLETMPLPDDPSVSCGHGVMVEASLPDNVVSDSHFREQVHQVLEPTSTPELAFSMEVSVGTEEFPVNPLDELQPTSTSQPDFSLEVSAREEEVGDKSLEVLQSTTTSHPDSILEAPAQEEISFQELEEHCEKEGDSAVELLDELKSSALSCADKPNTFWKAAVDVNYATILQLHNYCKIPEEAVEDDFEVINDAPSTLPCDLAESHPECTGCPLEVLVEHNTLRGCTLPEKEIFLQKSPEATVHSICDAGITKPECTVEVFVDAGTFSQGDTVEPGTVEMVVEEIVTDSVIAVADDTLHIHASEKDIPSSYSAAPHNTAGASDNTVTVADNAFVSDGTNHVQINEIAIPNETVIESNASHVPTDMQLSVVGLERKQVQTSTLEETKETVLGSDLEAPLVDGHVKAENPVISHYCKLCNKNFRGGNIILHAVAHLQKDKLKCMFCGKLFNRRLIAKKHVLEHIEKLKITSVHGNGLCEASPYTEPSPPNDKHKNKSATRIAYRISTRQRNVSKELAGPKVSRQISSSRKKKPTTDRQHRISLRKKKVGKVQEDQKMQEKLSNPRKAKSVDSRKIMNENESGKPRHHCPAGGCTKTPFRNESSLLRHAMKLHPVDMKVLEYIFRRRNGKCQFCQREFKSLEHFQHHVKRHEHPLKHACYHFDCTLRFKTRAELRDHMKRHRPLQAQCDFAGCSQHFCHLARLHHHEQKHYLPPQEDHNAGDCNIQAEGKCTATVSEPACESLNRSAKRGVSCPAGNGITNIGEEVVSLGMPEKHDDVHVDRTASNKQLVNGHTKNGDWVAVVSTQSPLKATCPEGQREQETRENNNVNTESNGKPECTTEGQKETSHTAPSYGKTSKKPFMRPPPTAYLDERHTSMPKRRKSSDVLPPSREEENSPSHSTQRQRCTNCFSSFPSAEALQIHLSSSKCKSLFGFDSDDESAW, from the exons CTGGTGACAGAGCACACGGGCCGTTGGCGTGTGCCGCTGCCTCGGCTGCAGGTGCTCCGGACAGCCCTGTGCCGCTTCTGCCTCTCCTCTGCCTCGTTTCCCCCGGGGTGCGAGCCCGTGCACTGTACCCTCAGCAGCCTCGCCCT GAGCTTCTTTGAACTGCTGCTGTTCTTTGGCAAAGAAGAGTTCCTTGAGTCTCCTTTAAGAGACATCCTCAATTCGTTTCAG GAATGTCACTCCCACCTTGCCAGGCACCACAATATTTACCTGTTGCTTGTCAGGCAGGTCATTGAAGGTGGGGGGCCCTGGGAGCCCCCAGTCCTCCAGGTTATTCTGAGGGATGCAGAACAGCCCCAGGCAGAGG TGGAGAAGTACTTGAGCTCTGAAGTTCCCATCTTCTTTGAGCTCCGCGTGCGTTACCTGCTGGCTTGCAGCCGAACCCAAGAGGCCATTGCCTTGGCCAAGTGCTGCTTAGAGCATCCAGAGCTGGGGAAACATCTCTACTTCCACCAGGCCTACTTGACGTGTCTCTGGAAAGCATCTCACTACGACCATCTTCAGAAGGGG ATCGCACTGATAGATGGGAGAGATGCTGTGGAAATTATCTGTAACTGTGAGAGTGAGGAGAAGGATGAGTTGCTGTTGGCTCTCTCTAAAGCCTTCCTAACTCATCAGCTCAGGAATGGAGACATGTACTATCTATG GGACCTCATTTTCATATGGAGCAAGTTGCATCTCAGGGCAAACCCTTCTAAGAAGGACTTCCTTGAGGAATGTCATCAGCTTATATCTTTGGCGACAAATGTCAGGTCCATCTTCCCTTTTATGAAAATCATCACAGCTGAG CTGGGGAATGAAGGCTTGCACTTCTGCATGGAGCTGTGTGCTCAGGCCCTTCAAATGGACCTCCATGATGATCCCACCGCCAGCTGTCTAATCTACAAGACCATCGTCTATTTGCTGCCCAATGACCTGGACGTCTGTCGTGCTTGTGCCCTCTTGGTCTTCTTCCAGGAACGCACTGTAGAGTCCTATAAGACTGTATACCTTCTCTACACCCATCCGGACCAGGAGTACCATGTGGACTTCAGCCCAATAAAAAACCACATGCGCTTCGAAATCCTCCAAATATTGAAAAAGGGACTGTTTTTTGACCCTGAGTTTTGGAACCTTATCACCCTGAGGACGAACTGCTTAAAGCTGATGAGTGAGAAGGTCATGAAAACTGCTCTGAATGAAATTATGGAGGAAGAAAAGTGGATACCAGATTACTGTGAGAAGGAGTCACATAAATTACATTATGACTCATCAGAGCTGTACACCAGAAAAGTATTTCAGAAGCCTGTCAAGAACAAAAATAAGCCTGTTATGCGTCGAATAGTTGTGCCTCCTGAAGTTACAACAGTCTCTAGTGTAAAGAGAAGGGGAAGGAAACCAGGGTCACGTGTTATAAAGGTATTAGATGACCCACAAAGAAGATGCTCTTACAGAACTCTTGACATAACTCAGGAAAATCTTGTCAAACCCTATGGCAGTAGTTACCTAACTAGATCAGCTGGTAAAAACGCTGCAAAACGACGTGGCCGGAAACCACATTGCTTTCAGGAAGGATCTGTTGAGGAGGCACAgaacaaggcccctaacccaGTCGAATGTCTTGATGACAAAACTGAGTCACCTTCAGTGGAAGATACAGTCCTTGAAAACACAACAGTGGAAATGGACCAAGGACAAGAGATAACCCAGGTGCAGACAGATACCCAAGCGACTTGTCTTTCAGTGACAGAAGTAACatgtgaagctgtacaggaaaCAGTGCTAGAGACCATGCCTCTCCCAGACGACCCATCTGTGTCTTGTGGTCATGGTGTTATGGTGGAGGCCTCCCTTCCTGACAATGTAGTGTCTGATTCTCATTTCAGAGAGCAAGTGCATCAAGTGCTAGAGCCCACAAGCACACCTGAGCTTGCCTTCAGTATGGAAGTATCTGTTGGGACAGAGGAGTTTCCCGTTAATCCACTAGATGAACTACAGCCTACTAGCACATCTCAACCTGACTTCAGTCTAGAAGTATCTGCCAGAGAGGAGGAGGTTGGCGATAAGTCGCTAGAAGTACTGCAGTCCACCACAACATCTCATCCAGACTCAATTTTAGAGGCACCTGCCCAGGAAGAGATAAGCTTCCAAGAACTTGAAGAACATTGTGAAAAGGAAGGCGACTCTGCTGTAGAGCTTCTGGATGAATTGAAGTCTTCTGCTTTGTCTTGTGCCGATAAGCCAAATACATTTTGGAAGGCTGCTGTTGATGTGAATTATGCTACCATTTTGCAGTTGCACAACTATTGCAAGATTCCTGAGGAAGCTGTTGAGGATGATTTTGAAGTCATAAACGATGCACCATCAACATTACCTTGTGACCTGGCAGAAAGTCACCCTGAATGCACTGGATGTCCACTGGAGGTGCTGGTAGAGCATAATACTTTGCGTGGGTGTACTTTGCCAGAAAAAGAGATTTTCCTGCAGAAGTCACCAGAAGCTACCGTTCATTCAATCTGTGATGCTGGAATCACAAAGCCAGAATGTACTGTAGAAGTTTTTGTAGACGCTGGAACATTTAGTCAAGGTGACACTGTAGAACCAGGGACTGTTGAAATGGTGGTAGAGGAGATTGTCACTGACAGTGTAATTGCAGTTGCTGATGACACGCTTCACATTCATGCTTCTGAAAAGGATATTCCCAGCAGCTATTCAGCTGCTCCTCATAACACAGCTGGTGCTTCCGATAACACTGTCACTGTTGCTGATAATGCATTTGTCTCTGACGGCACTAACCACGTTCAGATCAATGAAATAGCTATCCCTAACGAAACTGTTATAGAAAGTAACGCTTCCCATGTCCCTACTGATATGCAGCTCTCAGTAGTTGGTCTTGAACGAAAGCAAGTGCAAACCTCCACCTTGGAAGAAACTAAAGAAACAGTTTTAGGAAGCGACTTGGAAGCTCCGTTGGTGGATGGTCATGTTAAAGCTGAGAATCCTGTCATAAGTCATTATTGTAAACTGTGCAATAAGAATTTCAGGGGTGGTAATATAATATTACATGCAGTTGCTCACCTACAAAAGGACAAActgaaatgtatgttttgtGGAAAATTGTTTAACCGCCGTCTCATAGCAAAAAAACATGTGTTGGAACATAttgaaaaactgaaaattacCTCTGTGCATGGAAATGGGCTTTGCGAAGCTTCGCCATATACAGAACCGTCGCCTCCGAAtgataagcacaaaaacaaatcTGCCACAAGAATAGCATACAGGATTTCCACACGACAGAGGAATGTCAGCAAGGAGTTAGCAGGGCCAAAGGTGTCCAGACAAATTTCAAGTTCCAGAAAAAAGAAACCTACAActgacaggcagcacaggattTCTTTGCGCAAGAAGAAAGTTGGTAAAGTACAAGAGGACCAGAAGATGCAAGAAAAGCTCTCAAATCCCAGGAAAGCAAAGTCTGTGGACAGCAGGAAGataatgaatgaaaatgagAGTGGAAAGCCTAGACACCATTGTCCTGCAGGTGGATGTACCAAGACCCCTTTCAGAAATGAGTCATCTCTTCTCAGACATGCAATGAAATTGCATCCGGTGGACATGAAAGTGCTGGAATATATCTTCCGAAGGAGAAATGGAAAGTGCCAGTTTTGCCAAAGAGAGTTTAAGAGTTTGGAGCATTTCCAGCATCATGTTAAAAGGCATGAGCACCCTCTGAAACATGCATGCTATCATTTTGACTGCACGCTCCGTTTCAAGACTCGTGCCGAGCTCAGGGATCACATGAAGAGACACCGGCCGCTTCAAGCGCAGTGTGACTTTGCTGGTTGCTCACAGCACTTCTGCCACCTTGCCAGGCTGCATCATCATGAGCAAAAGCATTACCTGCCTCCTCAAGAAGACCACAATGCTGGTGACTGTAACATCCAGGCTGAAGGAAAATGCACGGCAACTGTGAGTGAACCTGCTTGTGAATCACTGAACAGATCAGCAAAGAGGGGTGTAAGTTGTCCAGCTGGCAACGGTATCACGAATATTGGTGAAGAAGTGGTTTCACTTGGAATGCCAGAAAAGCATGACGACGTTCATGTAGACAGAACTGCCTCAAACAAGCAGCTTGTGAATGGACACACCAAAAATGGGGACTGGGTTGCTGTCGTTTCCACCCAAAGTCCGCTAAAGGCTACGTGCCCTGAAGGACAAAGAGAGCAGGAGACTCGGGAGAACAATAATGTAAATACAGAAAGCAATGGAAAACCAGAATGTACCACGGAGGGACAGAAGGAGACGTCTCACACAGCCCCTTCCTATGGGAAGACGTCTAAGAAGCCTTTTATGCGTCCACCGCCGACTGCCTATCTAGATGAGCGTCACACTAGCATGCCCAAGAGGAGGAAGTCCTCAGACGTGCTCCCACCGTCGCGTGAAGAAGAGAACAGCCCAAGCCACAGCACTCAGAGGCAGCGATGCACAAACTGCTTCTCCTCTTTCCCAAGTGCTGAAGCATTGCAGATCCATCTCTCTTCCAGCAAGTGCAAGTCTCTCTTTGGCTTTGATTCTGATGATGAAA GTGCCTGGTAG